The following proteins are co-located in the Cyprinus carpio isolate SPL01 chromosome B19, ASM1834038v1, whole genome shotgun sequence genome:
- the LOC122140694 gene encoding mitochondrial import receptor subunit TOM7 homolog, whose translation MAKLSKESKQRLQQVFQCGQFIIRWGFIPTVLYLGFKRGADPGMPEPTVLSLLWG comes from the exons AtggccaaactgagcaaagaGAGCAAGCAGCGTCTGCAGCAGGTGTTCCAGTGCGGCCAGTTCATCATCCGCTGGGGCTTCATCCCCACCGTGCTGTACCTGG GATTCAAGCGGGGGGCCGATCCAGGGATGCCTGAGCCCACAGTCCTCAG TTTGCTTTGGGGATGA